A single region of the Vicia villosa cultivar HV-30 ecotype Madison, WI linkage group LG4, Vvil1.0, whole genome shotgun sequence genome encodes:
- the LOC131598365 gene encoding uncharacterized protein LOC131598365 yields the protein MEKPPTLDPYDGTIDPDDHIKNIEAVMEYHVVHGSIKCQIFPTTLRKGTMTWYINLPPNSIQSWAELKELFLSHFTASRRQPKSEANLEAVIQGTNEPLQDYLDRFNKEVVQVQTTDYMKRYLLERRLLLGSEFKKAIKIEKMRSMNAILKRAQAFIAFEEGEAAAIKASRGNDAARSSSQDHSAVR from the coding sequence ATGGAAAAGCCACCGACCTTGGATCCATACGACGGGACTATCGACCCCGACGATCACATCAAGAACATTGAAGCCGTTATGGAGTATCACGTCGTCCACGGGTCCATCAAGTGTCAGATCTTCCCGACCACTCTCAGGAAAGGGACGATGACCTGGTACATAAATCTTCCTCCCAACTCCATCCAGTCCTGGGCCGAACTTaaggaactcttcttgagccatttCACTGCTTCTCGTCGACAGCCGAAGTCTGAAGCAAACCTCGAAGCTGTGATCCAAGGTACCAACGAACCTCTCCAagattacctcgacaggttcaacaaagaggtCGTTCAAGTGCAGACGaccgactacatgaagaggtacctcCTCGAGAGACGACTCCTCCTCGGAAGCGAATTCAAGAAGGCTATAAAGATCGAGAAAATGCGCTCCATGAACGCCATCCTTAAAAGGGCCCAAGCTTTCATCGCTTTCGAAGAGGGCGAAGCGGCCGCCATTAAAGCCTCCAGGGGAAATGATGCTGCTCGAAGCTCGAGCCAAGACCACTCAGCTGTGCGCTGA
- the LOC131598366 gene encoding uncharacterized protein LOC131598366, whose translation MDFMNGGMDEELVKLYFESHAQEESESSSRSRRQRRNIERNREEGHERLFNDYFLETLVYTDEKFHRRYQMYKHVFLRIVEALGQHNEYFQLKTDATGRSGLSPLQKCTAIIRMLAYGTSSDNVDYYLRIGETTTLKCIDNFTRGVISLFGPQYLRKPTTEDIERLLHMGEARGFPASSNNDINVLNQSDVFNDVMQGRTSEIHYSVNRHEYNMGYYLSDDIYPEWAIFVKSIPMPQGDKRKLFAQHEEGARKDIE comes from the exons ATGGATTTTATGAATGGCGGCATGGACGAAGAACTTGTGAAGCTCTACTTTGAAAGCCATGCGCAAGAAGAATCTGAGAGCTCAAGTAGGTCTAGACGCCAAAGAAGGAATATAGAGAGGAATCGTGAAGAAGGACATGAGCGACTATTCAATGATTATTTCTTAGAAACTCTAGTGTACACGGATGAGAAATTTCATAGAAGGTATCAAATGTATAAACATGTATTCCTTCGCATCGTTGAAGCTCTTGGTCAACATAATGAGTATTTTCAATTGAAGACTGATGCAACTGGTAGATCAGGTCTTTCACCGCTACAAAAATGCACTGCTATTATTCGTATGTTGGCATATGGAACATCTTCTGATAATGTGGATTACTATTTGAGAATCGGTGAAACCACAACATTAAAATGTATTGATAATTTTACAAGGGGTGTGATTAGTTTATTTGGGCCACAATATTTGCGAAAGCCAACAACCGAAGACATTGAACGCTTGCTACATATGGGGGAGGCACGTGGCTTTCCAG CGAGTTCAAACAATGATATCAATGTGCTGAACCAATCTGATGTCTTCAACGATGTTATGCAAGGAAGAACTTCTGAGATCCATTATTCAGTCAATCGACATGAATACAACATGGGCTATTATCTATCAGATGACATTTATCCTGAATGGGCTATATTTGTGAAAAGCATCCCAATGCCACAAGGGGATAAGAGAAAATTGTTTGCTCAACATGAAGAAGGTGCAAGAAAGGATATCGAATGA